The proteins below come from a single Zea mays cultivar B73 chromosome 8, Zm-B73-REFERENCE-NAM-5.0, whole genome shotgun sequence genomic window:
- the LOC100191719 gene encoding putative RING/U-box superfamily protein isoform X1: MAGEEAAEGSGTRRHMDLNLYLGLPPLPRPPVWLDPTLMPNLTGAAPESSITGEPEESLALGAAAYSPSNALSTPEEHPMLDPIVYSWLDGNRTDGEEDTDAPEPGPVDGANVSRSQLVVAATGLEGDDDLPLVRFVRPSQMVVAGGMETVNTSILQQSIQRAAAIEARTPELRFQRVIQISQQHRIVRPASVNRSQGAASTDADRLVWAIQRTHNSLEATRRQKLDDNNLCGNGSAKKDESCDCNSSFECNICLDPAKQPVVTPCGHLFCWPCLYQWLHAHSPHSECPVCKGEVLELNVTPIYGRGGEEGNSTNPDFPPRPRANRRESLRQQLQMTDTRGIATVVRQLIQNQGIISVLPSPTGIEMSVVPAGRQRARARRQQRQDNNASSSIHVVAQNMGNVAPESSNQIQLSHSNGDNAAQMVLAAPQQSSSVEQLSTSSTTAVILGEPGSSRRSRPSESPTIRRTRRRPQ; the protein is encoded by the coding sequence ATGGCGGGCGAGGAGGCTGCGGAGGGCAGCGGAACCAGGAGGCACATGGATCTAAACCTGTATCTCGGCCTCCCTCCATTGCCGCGGCCTCCAGTCTGGCTGGACCCGACGTTGATGCCCAACTTGACCGGTGCTGCGCCAGAATCCTCAATAACTGGTGAGCCTGAGGAATCGTTGGCCCTGGGGGCGGCAGCCTATTCTCCGTCGAATGCACTTTCCACCCCGGAGGAGCACCCAATGCTTGATCCCATAGTTTATTCCTGGCTCGACGGCAACAGGACCGATGGTGAAGAGGACACTGATGCTCCTGAGCCGGGGCCAGTGGATGGTGCCAATGTCTCTAGGTCGCAGCTTGTGGTAGCTGCCACAGGATTGGAAGGGGATGATGATCTTCCTCTAGTAAGGTTTGTGCGCCCTAGCCAGATGGTTGTTGCTGGTGGAATGGAGACGGTGAACACAAGTATACTTCAGCAGTCCATTCAAAGGGCTGCTGCAATTGAGGCCAGGACTCCTGAACTCCGCTTTCAGAGGGTGATACAGATTAGCCAGCAGCATAGAATTGTGAGGCCAGCATCAGTGAACCGCAGTCAAGGGGCAGCTAGTACAGATGCGGATAGGCTTGTCTGGGCAATCCAGCGCACTCATAACTCTTTAGAAGCAACAAGGCGGCAAAAACTAGATGACAACAACTTGTGTGGAAACGGTTCTGCTAAGAAGGATGAGTCCTGTGACTGCAACTCCAGCTTTGAGTGCAATATCTGTCTTGACCCAGCTAAACAGCCTGTGGTTACACCCTGCGGTCACCTCTTCTGTTGGCCATGCTTGTACCAGTGGCTTCATGCACATTCACCCCACTCTGAGTGCCCTGTATGCAAGGGTGAGGTGCTAGAACTGAATGTCACTCCGATATATGGAAGAGGCGGTGAAGAAGGGAATTCCACCAACCCTGACTTCCCACCTAGGCCACGAGCAAACAGAAGGGAGAGCCTGAGGCAACAGCTGCAAATGACAGACACAAGAGGAATTGCAACAGTGGTGAGGCAGTTGATACAAAACCAGGGTATAATTAGCGTTCTCCCAAGCCCAACAGGGATCGAGATGTCGGTGGTTCCTGCAGGCCGGCAAAGGGCTAGGGCTCGGAGACAGCAAAGGCAGGATAATAatgcatcatcttccatacacgtTGTAGCGCAGAATATGGGCAATGTTGCCCCTGAGAGCAGCAACCAAATCCAGTTGTCACATTCTAACGGTGACAATGCTGCACAGATGGTTCTTGCAGCTCCTCAGCAGTCATCATCTGTCGAACAGCTGTCAACTTCTAGCACCACAGCTGTTATATTGGGCGAGCCTGGGTCAAGTAGGCGGTCAAGGCCTTCGGAGTCTCCAACCATAAGAAGAACGAGGAGGAGGCCACAGTAG